The following coding sequences lie in one Drosophila sulfurigaster albostrigata strain 15112-1811.04 chromosome 2R, ASM2355843v2, whole genome shotgun sequence genomic window:
- the LOC133836828 gene encoding uncharacterized protein LOC133836828 yields the protein MRIQVTAFIPLLSLLIGLSHGTGLVFKMTNAVCESHNKSWVIIETCRLHALQRNKTILNVYLNVLHPTNSVSIRMQVQKKANGYKPWVFDTTFDACKFMKDKSNKAVKVVFDLFKEYSSLDHPCPYVGQQYLRGFYPAIDKLRLPLPTGDYLLLMTWKFYNRIQLETNVYFTFVEDF from the exons ATGAGAATCCAAGTCACAGCTTTTATACCTTTGCTGTCGCTTTTGATAGGTCTAAGTCATGGC ACTGGACTTGTCTTTAAAATGACGAACGCTGTTTGCGAGTCACACAACAAATCCTGGGTGATAATCGAAACTTGTCGACTGCACGCATTGCAACGCAATAAAACGATACTCAATGtctatttaaatgttttgcatcCTACGAATTCGGTTTCGATACGAATGCAAGTCCAGAAAAAGGCGAACGGATATAAACCTTGGGTTTTTGATACTACCTTCGATGCTTGCAAATTTATGAAGGATAAATCGAACAAAGCAGTTAAAGTTGTATTCGAtctttttaaagaatattcGAGTCTGGACCATCCTTGTCCCTATGTG GGACAACAATATCTTAGAGGTTTCTACCCGGCCATCGATAAGCTTAGACTTCCGTTGCCAACTGGCGATTATCTTCTCTTGATGACCTGGAAGTTCTACAATAGAATTCAACTAGAAACAAATGTTTACTTTACATTTGTAGAggatttttaa
- the LOC133837339 gene encoding fatty acyl-CoA reductase wat, translated as MEEAKLLSLRNGYTKAMDDHCQLITGTQDESPMQMFYKDKGVFLTGGTGFFGKIIIEKLLRVTEVAQIYLLIRTKKGKDAHARIEDLFNDPVFAKMKQINPKYRCQITIISGDCSLPGLGISQHERETIKENVNIVLHSAATVRFDEKLKMAIAINVHGTKEIIKLANEILNLKALVHVSTAFAHCNMRYIQEKFYSCAMTGDNAFKLTECLDEQTLNTLTPTLIKGYPNTYTYTKVLAEDVIQQHAQKLPVTIFRPGIVITSYREPVTGWIDNMYGPCGVIVGIGSGVLRVFTGNMDNKAHIVPVDMCVNALLASAWDVARNKYETPPIYNYVPDADNMVTWRNYMQTGFKHVNDIPMRKSIWYPCFTIVPHMWQYHILCFLYHTLPAMFMDLIMVLMGKKPRMMKIYRKIHKFSNVLKFFSSNEFRFDNENVRRLVDKLDDRDKRLFAFDMRDLDWPNLFRVSLYGLRLYVVKDDPNNLPESIKRIKRMMVLHYCTLGIVYSLTLWALYGLVKLIFF; from the exons ATGGAGGAGGCTAAACTGCTAAGCCTTCGTAATGGATATACGAAAGCGATGGATGATCATTGTCAGCTTATCACTGGGACACAGG ATGAGTCGCCCATGCAAATGTTTTACAAGGATAAAGGCGTCTTCCTCACTGGCGGCACCGGATTCTTTGGCAAAA TTATCATCGAGAAACTGTTGCGCGTCACGGAGGTGgcacaaatatatttgctcATACGCACCAAGAAGGGCAAGGATGCCCACGCCCGCATCGAGGATCTCTTCAATGATCCA GTCTTTGCCAAAATGAAACAGATTAATCCAAAGTATCGCTGCCAGATCACAATCATCAGCGGCGATTGCTCGCTGCCCGGTTTGGGCATCTCGCAGCATGAGAGGGAGACGATCAAGGAGAATGTGAACATTGTCCTGCACAGCGCTGCCACAGTGCGTTTCGATGAGAAACTTAAAATGGCGATTGCCATCAATGTGCACGGCACCAAGGAGATCATCAAACTGGCTAACGAGATTCTCAACCTCAAG GCTCTGGTGCACGTTTCGACCGCATTTGCGCATTGCAACATGCGGTACATTCAGGAGAAGTTCTACAGCTGTGCGATGACGGGTGACAATGCATTCAAATTGACGGAATGCCTCGACGAGCAGACGCTGAATACACTGACGCCGACGTTAATCAAGGGATATCCGAATACATATACCTACACCAAAGTGCTGGCCGAAGATGTGATTCAGCAGCATGCACAGAAATTGCCAGTGACCATATTTCGACCGGGCATCG TGATCACTAGCTATAGGGAACCGGTAACAGGCTGGATTGACAACATGTATGGACCCTGTGGCGTCATCGTGGGCATTGGCTCCGGAGTGCTGCGCGTTTTCACCGGCAACATGGACAACAAGGCGCACATTGTGCCCGTGGACATGTGCGTGAATGCGCTGCTGGCCAGCGCCTGGGATGTGGCACGCAATAA ATATGAGACGCCACCCATCTACAACTATGTGCCGGATGCGGATAATATGGTGACCTGGCGCAACTATATGCAGACGGGCTTTAAGCATGTCAACGACATCCCGATGCGCAAGTCCATCTGGTATCCGTGCTTCACCATCGTGCCACACATGTGGCAGTATCACATACTCTGCTTCTTGTACCACACATTGCCCGCCATGTTCATGGACTTGATTATGGTGCTGATGGGCAAGAAACCCAG AATGATGAAAATCTATCGGAAAATACACAAGTTCAGCAATGTGCTCAAGTTCTTCAGTTCAAACGAGTTTCGCTTCGACAACGAAAATGTGCGACGTTTGGTCGACAAATTGGATGATCGGGATAAGCGACTCTTTGCCTTCGATATGCGTGATCTTGACTGGCCAAATCTCTTCAGGGTCAGTCTCTACGGTCTGCGTCTTTATGTGGTCAAGGATGATCCCAACAATCTGCCCGAGTCGATAAAGCGCATTAAGCG CATGATGGTTCTGCATTATTGCACTCTTGGTATTGTCTATTCGTTAACACTATGGGCGCTCTACGGACTGGTCAAGCTAATATTCTTTTAA